The following are encoded in a window of Lichenicola cladoniae genomic DNA:
- a CDS encoding cysteine desulfurase family protein, which produces MTDLHHETGHARGFANDPVYFDANASEPLRPEARGALIRALDLVGNPSSVHMAGRRARSVLEETRERIAACFGADPAGLVFTSGGTESDGLALHALGAGRRLLIGATEHDAIRRAAGPGAAVLPVARDGTLDIAGLEAALAGPGGPALVCMMAANNETGVLHPLAEVSDLCRRYGARLHVDAVQAAGRMPLSLAVIGADSMAISAHKMGGPKGAGALLLSSLVDRFILAPLIEGGGQERGRRGGTPAVPAIAGFAAACEAACTTLSSQSRLAGLRDRIEQAARTAGAVCIGADAPRLANTTCLGLAGRRADVQLIALDLAGFAVSSGAACSSGKVAQSHVLAAMGLPDLAGSAIRVSLPWNVQEPDVDRFIEAYMSLARSGRPGLAA; this is translated from the coding sequence ATGACCGATCTGCACCATGAGACCGGACATGCTCGCGGTTTCGCGAACGATCCAGTTTATTTCGACGCCAACGCCAGCGAACCCCTGCGGCCGGAGGCACGTGGCGCGCTGATCCGGGCGCTCGACCTCGTCGGCAATCCGAGTTCGGTCCACATGGCCGGGCGGCGGGCGCGTTCTGTGCTCGAGGAGACGAGGGAACGGATCGCCGCATGCTTCGGCGCCGACCCGGCCGGCCTGGTGTTCACCTCGGGCGGCACCGAGAGCGATGGGCTGGCACTGCATGCGCTCGGCGCCGGCCGCCGGCTCCTGATTGGTGCTACCGAGCACGACGCGATCCGTCGGGCCGCCGGCCCCGGAGCAGCCGTGCTGCCGGTCGCCCGGGACGGCACGCTCGACATTGCCGGCCTGGAAGCCGCGCTGGCCGGCCCGGGCGGCCCGGCGCTGGTTTGTATGATGGCCGCGAACAACGAGACCGGCGTGCTGCACCCGCTGGCCGAGGTGTCCGACCTCTGCCGCCGGTATGGTGCGCGCCTACATGTCGACGCCGTCCAGGCGGCGGGGCGGATGCCGTTGTCGCTGGCGGTGATCGGCGCCGACAGCATGGCGATCTCGGCCCACAAGATGGGCGGCCCCAAGGGTGCCGGCGCATTGCTGCTCTCCTCCTTGGTCGACAGGTTCATCCTGGCGCCGCTGATCGAGGGCGGCGGCCAGGAGCGTGGCCGGCGTGGCGGCACGCCCGCAGTGCCGGCGATCGCCGGGTTCGCGGCCGCGTGCGAGGCGGCGTGCACGACCCTCTCGTCGCAATCCCGCCTCGCCGGACTGCGGGACCGGATCGAGCAGGCGGCCCGAACGGCCGGAGCCGTCTGCATCGGCGCCGATGCGCCCAGGCTGGCTAACACCACCTGCCTCGGCCTGGCCGGGCGGCGCGCGGACGTGCAGCTCATCGCGCTGGACCTGGCCGGGTTCGCGGTCTCGTCGGGGGCCGCCTGCTCCTCCGGCAAGGTCGCGCAGTCGCATGTGCTGGCGGCGATGGGCCTGCCCGATCTGGCCGGCTCGGCGATCCGCGTCTCGCTGCCCTGGAACGTGCAGGAGCCGGACGTGGACCGCTTCATCGAGGCCTACATGTCTCTGGCCCGATCCGGGCGCCCGGGGCTGGCGGCATGA
- a CDS encoding alpha/beta hydrolase produces MPEVMFAGPDGRLEGRYHHSSESNAPLALVLHPHPMHGGTMNNRITYNMYRTFEKLGFSVMRFNFRGVGRSQGRYDGGFGEISDAAAALDWMQMVNPNSGGLWIAGYSFGAFVGMQLLMRRPEISGWVSVAPPANHYDFGFLAPCPCGGLLLHGDSDEMVPEPAVRKLVDKLNTQKNVTVDYRVYAGADHVFATHAEHVSEAVEDYVGKIVARKAMALAAD; encoded by the coding sequence ATGCCTGAGGTGATGTTCGCCGGCCCTGACGGCCGACTCGAGGGACGCTACCACCATTCCAGCGAGAGCAACGCGCCGCTCGCCCTCGTTCTCCACCCGCATCCGATGCACGGCGGGACCATGAACAACCGCATTACCTATAATATGTACCGGACGTTCGAAAAGCTCGGCTTCTCGGTAATGCGCTTTAACTTCCGTGGCGTCGGCCGCAGCCAGGGCCGCTACGATGGCGGCTTCGGCGAGATCTCCGATGCGGCGGCAGCGCTCGACTGGATGCAGATGGTCAATCCGAACTCGGGTGGGCTCTGGATTGCCGGCTATTCGTTCGGTGCGTTCGTCGGCATGCAGTTGCTGATGCGCCGTCCGGAAATCTCCGGCTGGGTCAGTGTCGCGCCCCCGGCCAACCACTACGATTTCGGCTTCCTGGCGCCATGTCCGTGTGGCGGCCTGCTGCTGCATGGCGATTCCGACGAGATGGTGCCCGAGCCCGCGGTGCGGAAGCTGGTGGACAAGCTCAACACGCAGAAGAACGTCACCGTCGACTACCGGGTGTATGCCGGCGCCGACCATGTGTTCGCGACCCACGCTGAGCACGTCTCCGAGGCGGTCGAGGATTACGTCGGCAAGATCGTGGCACGCAAGGCGATGGCGCTGGCTGCCGATTAG
- a CDS encoding anhydro-N-acetylmuramic acid kinase, with protein sequence MRRVIGLMSGTSLDGVDAALIETDGERIASFGTALTIPYDPALRTALRGLLDRAAHIDATDPELLQLERRLTDVHVAAVAALGEPAALIGFHGQTILHRPGEGRTWQIGDAAYLAHRTGLPVAYDFRSADVAAGGEGAPLVPAYHAALAARLERPVAFLNLGGVANLTWIGPDDALIACDTGPGNALLDDWAMRHTGTPCDTDGRLAASGRVDEAVLTGLLAHPFFSRPAPKSLDRLQFHAALDAVSGLSAADGAATLTAFTAASIAMTILAERPKHWLVCGGGRRNPVLMQALRDRLHAPVEAVESLGWDGDALEAQCFAFLAVRVEAGLPLSWPGTTGAPEPTPGGRLVRPS encoded by the coding sequence ATGCGCCGGGTGATCGGACTGATGAGCGGCACCTCGCTCGACGGGGTGGATGCGGCGCTGATCGAGACCGACGGCGAGCGTATCGCCTCGTTCGGCACCGCCCTCACCATCCCCTACGATCCCGCATTGCGCACCGCCCTACGCGGCCTGCTCGATCGTGCAGCACACATCGATGCGACCGATCCGGAGCTGCTGCAGCTCGAGCGCCGCCTGACCGACGTACATGTGGCGGCGGTGGCGGCCCTCGGCGAACCGGCGGCGCTGATCGGCTTCCATGGCCAGACCATCCTGCATCGCCCCGGCGAAGGCCGGACATGGCAGATCGGCGACGCCGCCTATCTGGCGCACCGGACCGGGCTGCCGGTGGCGTACGATTTTCGGAGCGCGGATGTCGCAGCAGGCGGCGAGGGCGCCCCCCTGGTCCCGGCCTATCATGCGGCGCTGGCGGCGCGGCTGGAGCGACCGGTGGCGTTCCTCAATCTCGGCGGTGTCGCAAACCTTACCTGGATCGGCCCGGACGATGCCCTCATCGCCTGCGACACCGGCCCGGGCAACGCGCTGCTCGACGACTGGGCAATGCGGCACACCGGCACCCCCTGTGACACCGACGGACGGCTGGCCGCATCGGGCCGGGTGGACGAGGCGGTGTTGACCGGGTTGCTGGCGCATCCGTTCTTCAGCCGGCCCGCACCGAAATCGCTCGACCGCCTTCAATTCCATGCCGCACTCGATGCTGTATCTGGCCTGTCGGCGGCGGATGGCGCCGCGACCCTGACCGCCTTCACCGCCGCATCGATCGCCATGACGATCCTTGCCGAGCGTCCGAAACATTGGCTCGTGTGCGGGGGTGGCCGGCGCAATCCGGTGCTGATGCAGGCGCTTCGGGATCGCCTGCACGCGCCGGTCGAAGCGGTCGAGAGCCTCGGCTGGGACGGCGACGCCCTGGAAGCGCAGTGTTTCGCGTTTCTCGCCGTCCGGGTCGAAGCTGGACTTCCGCTCTCCTGGCCCGGCACCACGGGTGCGCCTGAGCCTACTCCCGGAGGACGCCTGGTCAGGCCATCATAG